One window of the Phycodurus eques isolate BA_2022a chromosome 7, UOR_Pequ_1.1, whole genome shotgun sequence genome contains the following:
- the cryba1a gene encoding crystallin, beta A1a, protein MALNNPNPLGPWKITVYDQENFQGKRLEFTSSCQNIMESGTDNIRSLKVECGAWTGYEHSSFCGQQFVLERGEYPHWESWSGSNAYHTERMMSFRPICSANHKESKMVVFEKENFTGRQWEINDDYPSLQAMGWGTNEIGSMQVKSGAWVCYQFPGYRGYQYVLECDRHGGEYKHYREWGSHAQSFQVQSLRRIQQ, encoded by the exons ATGGCTCTGAATAACCCCAACCCACTGGGACCATGGAAG ATCACCGTTTATGACCAGGAGAACTTCCAGGGAAAGCGTCTGGAGTTTACCTCCTCCTGCCAGAACATTATGGAGTCTGGCACTGACAACATCCGCTCCCTGAAGGTGGAGTGTGGAGC TTGGACAGGATATGAGCACTCCAGCTTCTGCGGACAGCAGTTTGTGCTGGAGAGAGGAGAGTACCCTCACTGGGAGTCGTGGAGTGGCAGCAATGCCTATCACACTGAGAGGATGATGTCCTTCCGCCCCATCTGCTCTGCT AACCACAAGGAGTCTAAGATGGTGGTGTTTGAGAAAGAGAACTTTACGGGACGCCAGTGGGAGATAAATGATGACTACCCATCACTGCAAGCTATGGGCTGGGGAACCAATGAGATTGGATCCATGCAAGTTAAGAGTGGCGC CTGGGTGTGTTACCAGTTCCCTGGTTACCGTGGTTACCAGTACGTTCTGGAGTGTGATCGCCACGGCGGCGAGTACAAACATTACAGAGAATGGGGCTCCCATGCTCAATCGTTCCAAGTGCAGTCACTGCGTCGCATCCAGCAATGA